A window of Gorilla gorilla gorilla isolate KB3781 chromosome 5, NHGRI_mGorGor1-v2.1_pri, whole genome shotgun sequence genomic DNA:
GTGATGGAGTGGCCTCCTATCCAAGGTGGGTTCCTCCCTCCTTGAGCTGCTGGGATTGGCTCCAGCCACCAGCACCCCAAACCAGAATAAGAGGtttgaaaaatgaattaatgGATGAATACAAATTATTATCAAATAAAAACTGGTAAAGTCTAGGGTGATCATACAAATGCATGACAATAAACGCTATGGCACAAAAGCACTCAGAGATCCCACCGTATTTGAATTGTTTTTGATCTGCATGGAGCTGGATGTGCTcctgacattttcatttctcaaacATGATTCCATGTTTTTAATTGACCACCACAACCACTGTTACTCACTGATTCACCAAATACTGGGTAATTAtctttgttggctttttttttttttttcctgagacagagttttgctctgtcacccaggctggagtacagtggcatgatctgggctcaatgtaacccctgcctcctgagctccagcgatcctcccgagtagctaggattacaggcacatgccaccagcctagctaatttttatatttttagtagagacagggtttcaccatgttggccaggctggtctcaaactcctgacctcaggggaactgcccgccttggcctcccaaagtgctgggattacaggcatgagccactgcacctggcctatctggtttttattaatctttcttaaatgtatacatAGTTCATATTTCTCTCAacgtttaatattagaagtgtttgggGTCTTTATtgagaagtttggtgatgtttttgtgaccagaaatatgctataggaacttaactcttgtttacaTCAATCAGCCTAGGGTAAAAATGGTTTTGTTATATGTTGTTTTGCGTAAAGTCATGGTTTCCAGGAACTTATGGATGACACTGAGGATTACTCCAATACTTGTAGTAAATTTGGGAGAAAAAGGCAAAGACTAAAGTTACTACTCCTAACACAAATGAGACGGTCATGGTGTGCCCCatcaaaaaaggagagaaagagagacagacacatagaaacacatgcacatacacacacacacacacacacacacacacagagagagaaagagagagactatAGAAACATGATGTTATAAATAACAACAGTGCTGAGGAAGATGAATTAGTGcaaaattgtatattttgttcTGAGGATAGGTTACATATATGATTCTaatccatttattatttttacattccaGGCTACCTAAAAGAAGACAGTTATCTCATATTTGGCTGCCAGCTTTTTATCTTTCTCTCGACCACTTAAAACTTCAGACTTCCTCTCCTGCTGGTATCATGGAGAAAGTCCAACACCTCACTCGCTCAGCTATAAGAAGAGCCTCAACCATTGAAATGCCTCAACAAGCACGTCAAAAGCTACAGAATCTATTTATCAATTTCTGTCTCATCTTAATATGTCTCTTGCTGATCTGTATCATCGTGATGCTTCTCTGAAGTTCTGCTACAACCTCTAGATCTGCAGCTTGCCACATCAGCTTAAAATCTGTCATCCCATGCAGACAGGAAAACAATATTGTATAACAGACCACTTCCTGAGTAGAAGAGTTTCTTTGTGAAAAGGTCAAGATTAAGACTAAAACTTATTGTTACCATATGTATTCATCTGTTGGATCTTGTAAACATGAAAAGggctttattttcaaaaattaacttCAAAATAAGTGTATAAAATGCAACTGTTGATTTCCTCAACATGGCTCACAAATTTCTATCCCAAATCTTTTCTGAAGATGAAGAGTTTAGTTTTAAAACTGCACTGCCAACAAGTTCACTTCATatataaagcattatttttactcttttgaggtgaatataatttatattacacTGTAAAAGCTTCTTTAATACCAAGTATTTTTCAGGTCTTCACCAAATATCAAAGTAATAACACAAATGAAGTGTCATTATTCAAAATAGTCCACTGACTCCTCACATCTATTATCTTATTATAAAGAACTATTTGTAGTTAACTATCAGAATCTACATTCTAAAAcagaaattgtattttttctatgCCACATTAACATCTTTTAAAGTTGATGAGAATCAAGTATGGAAAAGTAAGGCCATACTCTTACATAATAAAATTCCTCTTAagtaattttttcaaagaatcacAGAATTCTAGTACATGTAGGTAAATCATAAATCTGTTCTAAGACATATGATCAACAGATGAGAACTGGTGGTTAATATGTGACAGTGAGATTAGTCATATCACTAATATACTAACAGAACAGAATCTAATCTTCATTTAAGGCACTGTAGTGAATTATCTGAGCTAGAGTTACCTAGCTTACCATACTATATCTTTGGAATCATGAAACCTTAAGACTTCAGAATGATTTTACAGGTTTTCTTCCATTCCAACCTAACATCCAATGCaggcaaggaaaataaaagatttccagtgacagaaaaatatattatctcaagtatttttaaaaaatatatgaattctCTCTCCAAATATTAACTAATTATtagattatattttgaaatgaactTGTTGGCCCATCTATTACAtctacagctgacccttgaacatgGGGGTTAGGGGAGCTGACAATTCGTGGGTCCGCAAAATCTTAACTACCTAATAGCCTACTATTGACCATaaaccttactgataacataaacagtaaattaacacatattttgcgtgttatatgtattatacactatattcctacaataaagtaagctagagaaaatgttatttagaaaatcataagaaagagaaaatatatttactattcattaaatggaagtggGTCAACATAAAAGTCTTCATTctcattgtcttcacattgagtaggcagaggaggagaaagatggggaggaagagaaggcgTTGGTCTTGCAGTCTTGTCTTAGGGGTGTGGGGAGTGGGGGAAAAGAATATTCATGTGTAAGTGGACCCTTGCAATTCAAGCccttgttgttcaagggtcaactgtaatagGATATAgctatttttcttcctctatcaACCAAATGGTAAGCATCTATTTTGTAGTCCACTCTACTGAGCTAAATTATAGATCCAGCTAtgctatttataattattttcttgatgAATAAATTTTCAATTTCTCCTCTGACCATTTCAGAACATCTTCCAATAACTCATAAAACAACTGGAGTAAAATTTAGTGCTGGAAAATATATTCACCAAACTTTGGTAATTTAAGTTGACTAAAGTTTAAAATTAAGTCTAAAATAGTTTACACCTATACTGCATAatccaaaaattttaatttcagttgAAGACATGTTACTAATGTAACTATTATTAAAAGAGTAGAGGATGTGTAATTAACCATATCTTCTAAAACATGGTTACTAAAAGAATATGTAACATCAATATTGACCTTGGTTTCTTACACAAGTGTTGCTAACTCAATAGTGAAGGAGACACTATTAAATTTTCTGAACCCATGAGAGATACTAGAGATGGGGAGTGGAAAGTGTTTGGTTCAGGGATATCTGAAGAACAGAAGGGCTGAAATTTCTTAAGTGACGCCTCATCTACAAGCTGGAAATTCCTAAAAACAAGTAGaaagcttataaacaacaggtgATACACTCGCCTCACTGGTTTTAGTAAATTACCAATACAGAAAGTATCCCTAGTCTTAAAAACAAGTGGAAAATTTGAACTGATTAGTCATATTCCTTTGATTACACTGTTTGTTACAATATTTTTCTCAGTAAACagaaataactaatttttttgttcttcattctttgatagaaattaaaattttattctgtgAGGATTACAGAATACTATACTATAACTCAAATTATAAAGTAGAATAAACtctttaaataattattcttcATCATAAAGTGTAAAGAATAAGATataagaaaacaatttatttttaaaatttaatatactaAATGCTCAAATATGTTCTACTATAGAATAAGTTCTTATCTTAATTTACAGGGtgctaaaaacaattttaaaatgcttaatgttgccttttatattttaattgataaGAACATATATTTGTTTAATGCAAATCAGAATCACTATATTAAAATGAATGTTCTTGAAAACTCAGTGGGGCTGCTCTATAATACACTTACAATTGATACTAACGATAAAACATTctaattatagttttaattttataggGGTTTTTTTGGTGACTTtccccaaataaaacaaaatcaagatgccCAAGTCCAGACACACAAGAGGGCAGACATATATAAGATAACAAATTGCTACTACATAGCgattatttatcttttgattatttttgagTCTTCTGGCAAAGTAGGACTATAATAAATTTTCAGAAAAGATCTGCTCTTCTGCTAAGTAACAGCACACTTCAAAATGTCCAGAAATTTTACGCTAATATTACATAGAAAACTTGACAGATGAAAAAAGTCAAACACATTactaattttattcattaaaacagGTATATAAAAGTCCTCTTTAACTACCTAATG
This region includes:
- the PLN gene encoding phospholamban; this translates as MEKVQHLTRSAIRRASTIEMPQQARQKLQNLFINFCLILICLLLICIIVMLL